The following are encoded in a window of Roseivirga misakiensis genomic DNA:
- a CDS encoding class I SAM-dependent methyltransferase, with protein MGFIKRTVCPCCKSKEDQKVLLEEYFNSNYFKHWIDHIASKPAGGYRPEVEEILDEKYEITKCGNCGLIYQSIIPDSELLHKAYESWYDQDENLRFNLSLDNRRVKIQRFLTEVYSFIQFYNQPVNRIKVMDFGMGWSEWSIAARSLGLEPIGLEISPSKVKYASSLGFEAQTLEQQEESSVDFINTEQVFEHLDEPFEYLQNLVRLLKPGGVVKLSVPNGSKIEENLKKYDFNSEEGFRKLNPVNPIEHLNCYNTESLVSLGKSCGLRPVELIKYDFQKSRKVFRPLNALKELARSIKHYNIDQFNKLNGPTLIFFQK; from the coding sequence ATGGGATTTATTAAAAGGACGGTTTGTCCATGCTGCAAAAGCAAAGAAGACCAAAAGGTACTTTTAGAAGAATATTTTAACAGTAACTACTTTAAGCACTGGATAGACCATATTGCAAGCAAACCTGCGGGAGGGTACAGGCCTGAAGTTGAAGAAATTTTAGACGAGAAATATGAGATCACTAAATGCGGTAATTGTGGATTAATCTATCAGTCAATTATTCCAGACAGTGAACTGCTACACAAAGCTTATGAGTCTTGGTATGATCAGGATGAAAACCTGAGATTTAATTTGTCTTTGGATAACCGAAGAGTAAAAATCCAGAGATTTCTTACAGAGGTATACTCCTTTATCCAATTTTATAACCAGCCTGTCAATCGAATTAAAGTAATGGATTTTGGAATGGGGTGGTCAGAATGGTCTATTGCCGCAAGATCACTGGGGTTAGAGCCGATAGGGCTCGAAATATCCCCCTCGAAAGTAAAATATGCATCTTCATTGGGTTTTGAAGCACAAACTTTGGAGCAGCAAGAGGAGAGTTCTGTTGACTTCATTAACACAGAGCAGGTTTTTGAGCATCTAGATGAGCCTTTTGAATATTTACAAAATTTAGTTCGCTTATTGAAACCAGGAGGGGTGGTCAAGCTAAGTGTACCTAATGGGAGCAAGATTGAGGAGAACCTTAAGAAGTATGATTTTAATAGTGAAGAAGGGTTTAGGAAGCTCAATCCCGTCAATCCTATAGAACACCTCAACTGTTATAATACAGAAAGTTTAGTCAGCCTAGGTAAATCATGTGGGTTGAGGCCTGTGGAACTGATTAAATATGACTTCCAGAAAAGCAGAAAAGTTTTTAGGCCATTGAATGCACTGAAAGAGCTCGCAAGGTCAATTAAACATTACAACATTGATCAGTTTAATAAATTGAATGGGCCAACACTTATTTTTTTTCAAAAGTAG
- a CDS encoding ABC transporter ATP-binding protein — MSKVSIQVENLSKQYRLGVVGTGTISHDLNRWWARVRGREDPFLTIGEVNDRTVKGSSDYVWALKDLNFQVKQGEVLGVIGKNGAGKSTLLKLLSKVTGPTTGRIKANGRIGALLEVGTGFHPELTGRENVFLNGALLGMTKNEIRLKLDEIVDFSGCERYIDTPVKRYSSGMKVRLAFAVAAFLEPEILIVDEVLAVGDAEFRKKCIGKMGKVAQEGRTILFVSHNMDSIRNLCQRAIFLENGQITLDGSVDDAIRKYVQLGPSLIDYSTGIVPDSWERPWGHEDADFKTIRILNSKGEYTSTLLFKEPLIVEVAFDCDRDISDTNFQLRIGNVEGTQITRSVSTHDVKGELDMKKGKRKALIEINPQLVPGRYALSVYFGSRDGAKFYDAIADFYHFEITNESLDGFHEVSSKQNTFIHLNANWKFY; from the coding sequence ATGTCAAAAGTATCAATTCAAGTAGAAAACCTTTCCAAGCAATACAGATTGGGTGTAGTGGGAACTGGTACGATCAGCCATGATCTAAACAGATGGTGGGCCAGAGTACGAGGCAGAGAAGATCCTTTCTTAACAATTGGCGAGGTAAATGATCGGACTGTTAAAGGAAGTTCTGATTATGTGTGGGCTCTTAAAGATCTTAACTTTCAAGTAAAGCAAGGGGAGGTCTTAGGTGTGATTGGAAAGAATGGTGCTGGAAAAAGCACCTTGCTAAAACTTCTTTCTAAAGTAACTGGGCCAACCACAGGAAGAATAAAGGCAAATGGACGTATTGGTGCTCTTTTAGAGGTAGGAACCGGTTTTCATCCGGAATTAACAGGCAGAGAGAATGTGTTTTTAAATGGCGCATTACTCGGGATGACTAAAAATGAAATCAGGCTCAAACTGGATGAAATAGTGGATTTTTCAGGATGCGAGCGTTATATAGACACTCCTGTAAAGCGCTACTCTTCTGGAATGAAGGTGAGGCTGGCCTTTGCCGTTGCAGCCTTTCTGGAACCGGAGATACTGATTGTCGATGAGGTACTGGCTGTAGGAGATGCAGAATTTAGGAAAAAGTGCATTGGTAAAATGGGTAAAGTGGCACAAGAAGGCAGAACAATCCTTTTTGTGAGTCACAATATGGATTCGATCAGGAATCTATGCCAGCGAGCCATTTTTCTCGAAAATGGACAGATCACTTTAGATGGTAGCGTTGATGACGCTATTAGAAAGTACGTTCAGCTTGGGCCATCACTTATTGATTACTCAACAGGAATAGTTCCTGATTCTTGGGAGAGACCATGGGGGCATGAAGACGCAGACTTTAAGACGATTCGCATCCTAAATTCTAAAGGAGAGTATACTTCAACCTTATTATTCAAAGAGCCTTTGATAGTTGAAGTAGCGTTTGATTGCGATCGAGATATTTCTGATACCAATTTTCAACTACGAATTGGCAATGTAGAAGGAACACAAATCACCAGGTCAGTGAGTACTCATGATGTCAAAGGCGAGCTTGATATGAAAAAGGGCAAGAGAAAAGCCTTAATTGAAATCAATCCACAGTTAGTACCAGGCCGGTATGCTCTGAGCGTCTATTTTGGATCAAGAGATGGAGCTAAATTTTATGATGCTATAGCTGATTTTTATCACTTTGAAATTACTAATGAATCCTTGGATGGCTTTCACGAAGTATCATCGAAGCAGAACACTTTTATTCACTTGAATGCTAATTGGAAATTTTACTAA
- a CDS encoding KdsC family phosphatase — MKKLSPEILEKLKGIKAVVFDVDGVLTDGKITYDNKGMEFKSFNVKDGQIIKHLRKNNILTGVITGRDSRVVRNRCEELKIDFHHHGIEDKFNVFFKEMSRRNIAADQVAYIGDDINDLPVLRIVGLSATPADGHYKVKEEVDLVLSSEGGKGAVRELADLILEATGTYDLILKKQ, encoded by the coding sequence ATGAAAAAGCTATCACCAGAAATTCTAGAGAAATTAAAAGGAATAAAAGCCGTTGTTTTTGATGTTGACGGAGTGTTGACCGATGGGAAGATCACATATGATAATAAAGGAATGGAGTTTAAGAGCTTCAACGTAAAAGATGGTCAAATCATAAAACACCTCCGGAAGAACAATATTTTGACAGGGGTCATCACAGGAAGAGATTCTAGAGTGGTGAGAAATAGGTGCGAAGAATTGAAAATTGATTTCCACCATCATGGTATTGAGGACAAATTCAATGTTTTCTTCAAAGAAATGTCAAGGAGAAATATTGCGGCTGATCAAGTGGCATACATTGGTGATGATATTAATGACTTACCTGTTTTAAGGATAGTTGGTTTAAGTGCTACCCCGGCGGATGGGCACTATAAAGTAAAAGAGGAAGTGGATTTAGTGCTTAGTTCAGAAGGGGGTAAAGGGGCGGTAAGAGAATTAGCTGATTTAATCCTAGAAGCGACTGGGACATACGATTTAATTTTGAAAAAACAATAA
- a CDS encoding LbetaH domain-containing protein, translating to MPESYYSHPTAVIDEGSIIGDGTKIWYFSNIMKDCVLGEKCNLGQNVMVSPRVTLGNNVKVQNDVSIYSGVKCEDDVFLGPSMVFTNITNLKSVVVRTGQYVETMVSASQTIARPLKLCTTFEIRKFRPQRGITTH from the coding sequence ATGCCTGAGTCTTATTATAGTCATCCAACTGCAGTCATTGATGAAGGTTCAATAATTGGGGATGGAACCAAAATCTGGTACTTCTCAAATATTATGAAAGACTGTGTCTTGGGTGAAAAATGTAATCTGGGCCAAAATGTGATGGTTTCTCCAAGGGTAACTTTAGGCAATAACGTCAAGGTGCAAAACGATGTAAGTATCTATTCCGGAGTAAAGTGTGAGGATGATGTTTTTTTGGGACCATCCATGGTATTTACCAACATTACAAACCTTAAGAGTGTAGTGGTTCGGACGGGACAATATGTGGAAACTATGGTTTCGGCCTCGCAGACAATCGCCAGGCCATTGAAATTGTGCACGACCTTCGAGATCAGAAAGTTCAGGCCCCAACGGGGGATTACCACCCATTAG
- the kdsA gene encoding 3-deoxy-8-phosphooctulonate synthase, protein MDKFKESFNIADDIVMGNGNMVLFSGPCAVESYDVCAKVAETLKETCQRLNIQYVFKASFDKANRTSVNSFRGVGLDEGLSVLDKIKREFDLPIVTDIHEPNQANPVSDVAQALQIPAYLCRQTDLLVAAGETGKTVKIKRGQFMAPEDMQYAVNKVKSTGNNKVCLTERGVSFGYHNLVVDMRALPTMRQFAPVVFDVTHSVQQPGGAGGSSGGQKEFAPYLARAAGAAGVDGFFIETHPDPSKALSDGPNMVPLHKMNEFLVMSKAAFDLGQNAKIDLND, encoded by the coding sequence ATGGATAAATTCAAAGAAAGCTTTAATATAGCTGATGATATTGTGATGGGAAATGGGAATATGGTGTTGTTCTCAGGACCATGTGCAGTTGAAAGTTATGATGTGTGTGCAAAAGTGGCAGAAACACTGAAAGAAACTTGTCAACGACTTAACATTCAATATGTATTTAAAGCATCATTTGATAAAGCTAACCGAACTTCTGTTAATTCTTTTAGAGGGGTAGGGTTAGATGAAGGGCTAAGCGTATTAGACAAGATTAAACGCGAATTTGACCTTCCGATAGTCACCGACATTCACGAGCCAAATCAAGCTAATCCTGTGAGTGACGTGGCGCAAGCATTGCAAATTCCGGCTTATTTATGTAGACAAACTGACCTATTAGTGGCAGCAGGGGAAACGGGAAAAACGGTTAAAATCAAACGAGGCCAGTTTATGGCACCTGAGGATATGCAGTATGCTGTAAACAAGGTGAAATCAACTGGAAATAACAAGGTTTGCTTGACTGAAAGAGGTGTCTCCTTCGGGTATCACAACTTGGTGGTTGATATGCGTGCCTTGCCAACAATGAGACAATTTGCACCTGTGGTTTTTGATGTGACGCATAGCGTTCAGCAACCTGGTGGAGCTGGAGGTAGTTCTGGCGGACAAAAAGAATTTGCACCATATCTAGCAAGAGCAGCTGGGGCTGCTGGAGTGGATGGATTCTTTATAGAGACTCATCCAGACCCATCAAAAGCACTCAGTGACGGTCCAAATATGGTGCCTCTTCATAAAATGAACGAATTCTTGGTAATGTCTAAAGCAGCGTTTGATCTAGGACAAAATGCCAAAATAGATTTAAATGACTAA
- a CDS encoding class I SAM-dependent methyltransferase, giving the protein MKNLDLEKRLPVSKLVDISLSVGMVPDAKFHYKWHEYAKWQINAVKEIGLTPEHRLLDIGCGPLRFGMEAINYLEDGNYHGMDPYTPYINLGKLLCDEAGLEKNYTVEQSENFEFSLFKTKFDFAIAQSVFTHLSRSQVKTALSNLKEVMAKGGKFLFTNIDIKNAQGFLYGSYHPMLRGSGMNEEFYQKAADTMGVEVEFNCLSHPTQEVHLFKF; this is encoded by the coding sequence ATGAAGAATTTGGATTTAGAAAAGCGCTTGCCTGTATCAAAACTTGTTGACATTTCATTGTCAGTGGGGATGGTTCCAGATGCTAAATTTCATTACAAATGGCATGAATATGCTAAATGGCAAATTAACGCTGTAAAAGAAATAGGGCTCACACCAGAACACAGGCTTCTTGACATTGGTTGCGGACCACTCAGATTTGGTATGGAGGCTATTAATTACTTGGAGGATGGTAATTACCATGGAATGGACCCCTATACTCCATACATTAATCTAGGGAAGTTACTGTGCGATGAAGCAGGCTTGGAAAAGAACTACACTGTGGAGCAAAGCGAAAACTTTGAGTTCTCATTGTTCAAAACCAAGTTTGACTTCGCAATAGCCCAGTCAGTCTTCACTCATTTGTCACGTTCGCAAGTAAAAACGGCACTGAGTAATTTGAAAGAGGTCATGGCTAAAGGAGGTAAGTTTTTATTTACAAATATTGATATTAAAAATGCACAAGGCTTTCTTTATGGAAGCTACCATCCAATGCTCCGTGGCAGTGGTATGAATGAAGAATTCTATCAAAAAGCTGCTGACACAATGGGTGTGGAAGTCGAATTCAACTGCCTTTCCCATCCAACGCAGGAAGTACACCTTTTTAAGTTTTAA
- a CDS encoding GumC family protein produces MANEFDFFENTSGGGQSSMTIDPRLVIIKIIRQWPIFVLSIVLGLLSVFIFHRYAIEKYQVRGTMVIPENNPNISSGFFGDLLPSFNSVNFMNELEVLRSDAITEGALKKLNFEIEYYSKGRIKTIEEYKSLPFEIDPSEGINQVTNTEFRISFLEDNQFRLTKSSDENHEESTIYPQNSQVSGDGYDFVVFFNKSVDLNGREFYFVFRDFDYLVNQWKSRLKVDYLEAYTTIAEVKLVYSNSKKAADFLNSSMEVYVDRELIRKNLKADRTISFIDKEIEVLKDTLAIYESQLDKVRVENKIVGSGFNEIANRIINQISSLETLKGEALAGIRLLNENLKVLDDSSKVNQGVIPLTIDGAEIVGKYIDRYQDLISQRREKSKNLADFNKSIKRIDGEIESLIDLIRNTSTLKISEFNETIEDIDTKLADLNRQLAKYPTRQRQFSDIERIYSLYYGMFEFFSQKRAEAGIAKARNESTAQVIDKAQDNKKPISPNKPFNYVIGGVLGFILPLLFVTLKELLKDKVEFRKQIEQMTNIPIIGMIGHNKHHGNLAILEHPKSIMAESFRAIRSNMEYFGRERKIQTILVTSNASGEGKSFCSVNYASMLAVSGKKTVLIGLDLRKPKLFGDFELSNDFGVSNYLAGFVERDKIIQKTPYENLDLISAGPVPPNPAELLISDELRKLILNLKETYDYVVIDTPPVGIVADTFSLTTLSDLNIFVIRQNYTAKQVFPFLNDITKKGIISNSALLLNDFKVNAGYGYGYGYGYGYGYGYGYGYGYGSGYYEADEKNEKPNKLKQFFKK; encoded by the coding sequence ATGGCTAACGAATTCGATTTTTTTGAGAATACCAGCGGAGGGGGACAATCGTCAATGACAATTGATCCTCGGTTGGTTATAATCAAAATAATTAGACAATGGCCAATTTTTGTTTTAAGCATAGTTTTGGGTTTACTTTCTGTATTTATTTTTCATAGATATGCTATTGAAAAATACCAAGTAAGAGGGACTATGGTGATTCCCGAAAATAACCCTAATATCTCAAGTGGATTCTTCGGAGACCTTTTGCCTTCTTTCAATAGCGTTAACTTCATGAATGAACTTGAGGTTCTTCGTAGCGATGCAATCACAGAAGGAGCGTTAAAAAAGTTGAATTTTGAGATAGAATACTACAGCAAGGGTAGAATAAAGACTATTGAAGAATATAAATCTTTGCCCTTTGAAATAGACCCTAGCGAGGGTATTAATCAAGTCACAAACACTGAATTTAGAATTAGCTTCTTAGAAGATAATCAATTTAGGTTGACTAAATCCAGTGACGAAAATCATGAAGAGTCAACAATTTATCCCCAGAATAGCCAAGTTTCTGGTGATGGTTATGATTTTGTTGTTTTTTTCAATAAATCAGTAGATCTAAATGGGCGTGAATTCTACTTTGTTTTTAGAGATTTCGACTATCTGGTTAATCAGTGGAAGAGCCGCCTTAAAGTAGATTATTTAGAAGCTTACACAACTATTGCAGAAGTTAAATTGGTATACTCTAATTCTAAAAAAGCTGCTGACTTTTTGAATTCGTCAATGGAAGTCTATGTGGATCGCGAATTAATCAGGAAAAACTTAAAAGCGGATCGTACAATCAGTTTTATTGACAAGGAAATAGAGGTGTTAAAAGACACTCTTGCAATCTATGAGAGCCAGTTAGATAAAGTCAGAGTTGAAAATAAAATTGTTGGTTCTGGTTTTAATGAAATAGCTAATCGAATAATAAACCAAATTTCTTCGCTGGAAACTCTCAAAGGGGAGGCTCTAGCAGGAATTCGATTACTTAATGAAAATCTTAAAGTGCTAGATGATAGTAGTAAAGTAAACCAAGGGGTTATTCCCTTGACTATTGACGGTGCTGAAATTGTGGGTAAGTATATAGATAGGTATCAAGATTTAATAAGTCAGAGAAGAGAGAAGTCCAAAAATTTGGCAGATTTTAATAAATCAATTAAGCGTATTGATGGAGAAATTGAATCACTCATAGATTTAATTAGGAATACATCAACACTTAAAATTTCTGAATTCAACGAAACAATAGAAGACATAGATACTAAACTGGCAGACCTAAATAGACAGTTGGCTAAATACCCCACTAGGCAAAGGCAATTCAGTGATATAGAGCGTATTTACAGTTTGTACTATGGGATGTTTGAATTTTTTAGCCAGAAAAGAGCTGAAGCTGGAATTGCTAAAGCTCGAAATGAATCTACTGCTCAGGTCATAGACAAGGCTCAGGATAACAAAAAACCAATCTCTCCCAATAAACCCTTTAACTATGTCATTGGGGGTGTTTTAGGTTTCATACTACCACTGCTATTTGTAACACTAAAAGAACTTTTGAAAGATAAAGTTGAGTTTAGAAAACAAATAGAACAAATGACGAATATTCCAATCATAGGAATGATTGGTCACAATAAACACCATGGTAACCTAGCCATCTTAGAACACCCCAAGTCTATTATGGCAGAGTCTTTTAGAGCAATACGATCGAATATGGAATACTTTGGTAGGGAAAGAAAAATACAGACCATTTTAGTCACCTCAAATGCTTCGGGTGAAGGGAAAAGCTTTTGTTCGGTGAATTATGCCTCAATGTTGGCTGTCTCTGGTAAAAAAACCGTATTGATTGGTTTAGACTTAAGGAAACCAAAGCTTTTTGGAGATTTTGAATTAAGCAATGACTTTGGGGTCTCCAATTATCTAGCGGGGTTTGTGGAAAGGGATAAAATCATTCAAAAAACTCCTTATGAGAATTTGGATTTAATTTCAGCAGGCCCAGTTCCACCTAATCCTGCTGAGTTATTAATTTCCGATGAACTAAGAAAGTTGATATTAAATCTAAAAGAAACTTATGATTACGTTGTAATAGATACACCTCCTGTTGGTATTGTAGCGGACACTTTTAGTCTTACCACACTTTCTGATTTGAACATTTTTGTCATTCGACAAAACTATACGGCCAAACAGGTCTTTCCGTTTCTAAACGATATCACAAAAAAAGGAATCATTAGTAACTCTGCACTTCTATTAAATGATTTCAAAGTGAATGCGGGTTATGGCTATGGTTATGGCTACGGCTACGGTTATGGCTACGGCTACGGTTATGGCTATGGCTATGGATCGGGTTATTATGAGGCTGATGAAAAAAATGAAAAACCAAACAAACTGAAGCAGTTTTTTAAAAAGTAG
- a CDS encoding polysaccharide biosynthesis/export family protein, with translation MTKDKTLIKKAIFLLFVCGIVSSCIPNEKVVYLQNKSGAERLENEQLIALSRVDYKLQPNDILLINFYSKEEEEVEAFYPIFARPNRVVQVNNNNQRNGGNFNDPYLTGYNIDKDGNIEINALGRVKAAGLTTSELKYEIERQIKEKAGVNDILVGVKLSGIPYTIYGEVRNIGQQTLRQYEANLFQAIASAGDLTINADRAHVTILRQYPDGIRIHEVDVTDRAFLETEQFFLQPDDIIYVPPLKIRELGTGQTALQTFATIVSVISGTAVVIGVLTRD, from the coding sequence ATGACTAAAGACAAGACACTAATTAAAAAAGCCATATTTCTCCTTTTCGTTTGTGGGATAGTATCAAGTTGCATTCCCAATGAGAAAGTAGTTTACCTTCAAAACAAAAGTGGAGCGGAAAGGCTGGAAAATGAACAGCTAATAGCCCTTTCAAGAGTTGATTATAAGCTTCAGCCGAATGATATCCTGCTAATTAATTTCTACAGTAAAGAGGAAGAGGAAGTAGAGGCGTTCTATCCAATTTTTGCCAGGCCAAATAGGGTTGTACAAGTGAATAATAATAATCAAAGGAACGGTGGGAATTTTAATGACCCATATTTGACCGGATATAATATTGATAAAGATGGGAATATTGAGATCAATGCTTTAGGTCGTGTAAAAGCTGCGGGATTAACCACGTCAGAATTAAAATATGAAATTGAAAGACAGATCAAAGAAAAGGCCGGTGTAAATGATATTTTGGTTGGGGTTAAATTAAGTGGTATTCCTTATACAATTTACGGTGAGGTTAGAAATATAGGTCAACAGACTTTGAGACAATATGAAGCTAATTTGTTTCAAGCCATTGCATCTGCTGGTGACCTTACCATTAACGCTGACAGGGCTCATGTTACAATTTTAAGGCAATACCCTGATGGCATCAGAATTCATGAAGTTGATGTCACAGATCGTGCATTTTTAGAAACAGAACAATTCTTTTTACAACCTGACGACATTATTTATGTACCTCCATTGAAAATCAGAGAACTAGGAACTGGACAGACGGCCCTACAGACTTTTGCAACTATCGTTAGTGTGATTTCTGGCACAGCCGTGGTAATAGGAGTTTTAACAAGAGATTAA
- a CDS encoding ABC transporter permease — protein MNTIEQKDSWETIIEPKSSLLDLKINELVRYRDLLFLFVRRDLVAQYKQTILGPLWYVIQPLLTTLTYTLIFGNVAGLSTDGLPKILFYLSGITCWRYFSDSLTKTSDTFTKNAQVFGKVYFPRAVMPIATTITNLVTFGIQLCLFLIFLAYYRFSGQFEGTIQIEVLLFPALVFIMMLLGLGFGFVLSALTTKYRDLKFLVTFGVQLLMYGTPVIYPLSAIPAEYRVFILANPMTPIIESFRYMFLGTGNLDYSHLIYSAIFSVLLFVIGLAIFNKTEKNFMDTV, from the coding sequence ATGAATACTATAGAGCAAAAAGATAGTTGGGAAACAATAATTGAGCCCAAATCTTCTCTCCTCGATTTAAAAATTAATGAGCTTGTAAGGTATAGGGACTTACTGTTTCTTTTTGTACGAAGAGACTTGGTAGCTCAGTACAAACAGACCATCTTGGGCCCCCTGTGGTATGTTATTCAACCACTACTGACTACCTTAACCTACACATTGATCTTTGGTAATGTGGCTGGATTGTCAACAGATGGCCTACCTAAAATTCTCTTTTATTTAAGTGGTATCACCTGTTGGAGGTATTTTTCCGATTCTCTCACAAAGACCTCTGATACATTTACAAAAAACGCTCAGGTTTTTGGCAAAGTTTACTTTCCCAGAGCTGTAATGCCCATAGCAACGACCATCACCAACCTGGTTACATTCGGTATACAGTTATGTTTATTTTTAATTTTTTTGGCCTACTACCGTTTCAGTGGTCAATTTGAGGGAACGATACAGATAGAAGTGCTACTTTTTCCAGCCCTCGTTTTTATCATGATGCTTTTGGGTTTGGGTTTTGGCTTTGTATTATCTGCCCTTACCACCAAATACCGTGATTTGAAGTTTCTTGTCACGTTCGGCGTGCAATTATTGATGTATGGAACACCCGTGATATATCCGTTATCGGCCATTCCTGCAGAGTATCGGGTTTTTATTTTAGCCAACCCAATGACTCCTATTATTGAGAGCTTTAGGTATATGTTTTTAGGTACCGGAAACCTAGATTATAGTCATTTAATTTATTCTGCGATTTTCTCGGTTTTACTATTCGTGATCGGTTTGGCCATCTTTAACAAAACCGAGAAAAACTTTATGGACACGGTCTAA